GAGTAATATCGGTTTAGCTAATTAATATAAATCACATGATATGCTACTGCACATTCCATTAAGATGTCGGTAGCATATCTTTTTTATACTGATATGTATTGCTCCTCAAATTGCAGATAATTTGGGGAATTTTTTCAATAAGAAATTTAAATACTTTCAACGAATCAGATTTCTTATAACTACTATTTTTAACAAGTGAAATGATGAAACAATTACTATTACGATCATTATTCATGGTACACATGATAATGCTTGGAATGGCATGGAATACCTATGCCTCAACAGACAAATATCGTCTTACGTTCAGAGATGATCCAGCAACTACCATCAATATTATTTGGAACCAAATTTCTGGTGAGAATCCTGTTGTGCACTATGATGTGGTAGATCATGGTACGAATGCCAATGCGTACGCTTTCATTAAAAGCGTAGACCGTTCTGTAGATTACAAAGGAATGAGCAACCAGATTGCTCGATTGACAGGCTTACAACCGAATACTGCTTATTATTTTGTGATCAAAGATAGCGACGGAACAAGCCAACGTTTCTGGTTTAAGACCGCTCCTTCTTCTTCTTCAGAACGTCTATCATTTATCTCAGGTGGTGATTCTCGTAACAACAGAGAACCTCGTCAGAACGGCAACCGTATCGTGGCGAGACTTCGTCCACATGCTGTATTTTTTGGTGGCGACATGACCTCTGCAGGTACAGACGAACAATGGCAAAACTGGTTTGACGATTGGCAATTGACAATAGGTACAGACGGCCGTATGATTCCGATTGTTGCCGCAAGAGGTAACCATGAAAGTTCTAACGGAATGATCTATGATCTGTTTGATACACCATCTACTGATGTGTACTATGGAATTACTTTTGGTACAGATTTACTGAGAGTATATACACTTAATACAGAGATGTCTATCACAGGTGATCAAACAACTTGG
This DNA window, taken from Flammeovirga agarivorans, encodes the following:
- a CDS encoding purple acid phosphatase family protein: MMKQLLLRSLFMVHMIMLGMAWNTYASTDKYRLTFRDDPATTINIIWNQISGENPVVHYDVVDHGTNANAYAFIKSVDRSVDYKGMSNQIARLTGLQPNTAYYFVIKDSDGTSQRFWFKTAPSSSSERLSFISGGDSRNNREPRQNGNRIVARLRPHAVFFGGDMTSAGTDEQWQNWFDDWQLTIGTDGRMIPIVAARGNHESSNGMIYDLFDTPSTDVYYGITFGTDLLRVYTLNTEMSITGDQTTWLANDLAANANVYWKSAQYHKPMRPHVSGKTEGNTHYSSWADLFYQNNVKLVVECDAHTVKTTWPVRPSTDTGNEEGFVRDDVSGTVYTGEGCWGAPLRSNNDNKSWTRDSGMFNQVKWIFVDRSKVELRTIKVDNAESVGTVNDSNIFSAPANLDIWA